AAGGCGCACCCTTCAGCCGCCAACAGCTGTCTTCCCTGGTGGACCTCGCCGAAGCTGGCATCCAGCAACTCCAAGCGGCTCAGACCAAGGCTTTGGAAGAAGCCCCGAATTAGTTTCAATGGCTACACGGCCGCCCTGGACTGATCCGTAGGTTCCAGCAGACTTCAGTCGCGCTGAAATGGTCGTGGCAACGCAAGGATTCAGCCGCTACTCCCCTAGCCCTACTACCGGTACTTCTGTGATCGCACCGATCGCGGGAAGTCCGCTGCCACCCAATGCAACGCTCCTGGATGTCATCCGGGGGCTGAGCGGCAGCACGACCGAAATTGTCGAGCGCGGCAAGACGATCTTTTTCCCCGGAGATCCAGCCGAAAAGGTCTACCTGCTGAAACGCGGAGCCGTTCGCCTCTCCCGGGTCTACGAATCGGGCGAAGAGATCACGGTCGCACTCCTGCGGGAAAACAGCCTGTTCGGGGTGCTCTCCCTGCTGACCGGCCAACGCTCGGATCGCTTTTATCACTCCATCGCCTTCACCCGTGTCGAGCTGGTGACGGCCCCCGCCACCTCGGTGCGCAAGGCGATTGAACAGGACCCTGCGGTGGGACTGCTCCTGCTGCAAGGTCTGTCCTCTCGGATCCTGCAAACCGAGACCATGATCGAAACCCTCACCCACCGCGACATGTCCTCGCGCCTGGTGAGTTTCCTGTTGGTGCTCTGCCGCGATTTTGGGGTTCCCAGCAGCGACGGCATCACGATCGACCTGCGTCTTTCCCACCAAGCCATCGCGGAGGCCATCGGCTCCACGCGGGTCACCATCACCCGGCTTCTGGGGGACCTCCGCAACGACGGCCTGGTGCAGATCGACCGCAAAAAGATCACCGTGTTCGACCCGCTTGCCCTGGCGAAGCGCTTCAGCTAAACGGCTGACCGGGTGGCTGATCCCCGCTGATTTCCCACCGCCTGCAACCGATACTGACCGTCGTCGCCCAACGTCGTGTCCGGCTGGATCCTGATCCTGGCGCTGCTGATCCTCGGGGGAGTGCTCTCCACCCTGGGGGATCGCTTGGGATCCAAGGTCGGCAAGGCGCGGCTCAGCTTGTTTCGGCTGCGGCCCAAGAAAACGGCCGTGGTCATCACGGTCCTGACCGGCAGCTTGATCAGTGCGATTTCACTGGGCTTGATGCTGCTCGTCAGTGATCGCCTGCGCACCGGGCTGTTCGAACTCGATCAGATCGAACAACGTCTGCGGGATAGCCGTGATGCCCTGGCCAGCAGCCGCAAGGACTTAGCCCAAAGCCGCAGTGCCCTGCGCAGTGCCGAACAGGAGCGCAGCCAAGCCCAGAGCCAACTGAAGGTGGTCGAACAGCAGGCCAACCGACTCCAAAAGGAACTGGCCCCGCTGATG
This DNA window, taken from Synechococcus sp. LTW-R, encodes the following:
- the ntcA gene encoding global nitrogen regulator NtcA; this translates as MVVATQGFSRYSPSPTTGTSVIAPIAGSPLPPNATLLDVIRGLSGSTTEIVERGKTIFFPGDPAEKVYLLKRGAVRLSRVYESGEEITVALLRENSLFGVLSLLTGQRSDRFYHSIAFTRVELVTAPATSVRKAIEQDPAVGLLLLQGLSSRILQTETMIETLTHRDMSSRLVSFLLVLCRDFGVPSSDGITIDLRLSHQAIAEAIGSTRVTITRLLGDLRNDGLVQIDRKKITVFDPLALAKRFS